A window from Drosophila nasuta strain 15112-1781.00 chromosome 3, ASM2355853v1, whole genome shotgun sequence encodes these proteins:
- the LOC132791325 gene encoding uncharacterized protein LOC132791325, translated as MQLHNKTLGLLLLLVALASVDAGALRRQLRDVSHLPLEYLPPVVLPPLPSREYLPPVEQHAATLSHVLQPPRDYLPPSNEYLPPVEEVETTTEEIVPSTTAEAVEAPATTTTTEQPTEQPTTEAAVEVEPEVAATEETVEVKTHEDIEQGSGVLQADGYHYSAPEVIPDLGQAVAAVEAYLPPLEDNAVMAEELPESDESAALLDDGYHYRSIRRLRL; from the exons ATG CAACTACACAACAAAACCCTTGGCCTACTGCTGCTTTTGGTGGCTCTTGCCTCAGTTGATGCTGGCGCATTGCGTCGTCAGCTGCGCGATGTTAGCCATCTGCCGTTGGAGTATTTGCCGCCTGTGGTGTTGCCACCGCTGCCGAGTCGCGAGTACTTGCCACCTGTGGAGCAACATGCGGCCACGTTGTCGCATGTGCTCCAACCGCCACGTGATTACTTGCCACCAAGCAACGAGTACTTGCCACCAGTTGAGGAAGTAGAAACAACCACTGAAGAGATCGTTCCCAGCACCACTGCAGAGGCAGTTGAAGCACCTGCCACAACCACCACCACAGAGCAGCCAACGGAGCAACCAACCACAGAAGCAGCTGTTGAAGTTGAGCCTGAAGTGGCAGCCACTGAGGAGACCGTTGAAGTGAAGACGCATGAGGATATCGAGCAGGGTTCGGGCGTGTTGCAAGCCGATGGCTATCACTACAGTGCACCCGAGGTCATTCCCGATCTTGGCcaggctgtggctgctgttgaagCTTATCTGCCGCCCCTCGAGGACAATGCTGTTATGGCTGAAGAGTTGCCGGAGAGCGATGAATCAGCTGCTCTCCTAGATGATGGCTATCATTATCGCTCCATTCGCCGGCTGCGACTCTAA